A region from the Rosa rugosa chromosome 6, drRosRugo1.1, whole genome shotgun sequence genome encodes:
- the LOC133714424 gene encoding disease resistance protein UNI-like — MGENSVTICDFLPSAIGNIVVGKIAKYTVEPFVRLVGRQVGYLIHYNRNLQNLRTQVKSLSDARDRVEHWVAEADGRGEKVENDGQEWLKEVAQFMKDTEDDAGSMNTIEKCQATGEPNEVLKDEIQANEESNEVLKDERQGKLKRLHQFCPNPRLRYQLSRKSTRLVEAVDELYKRKEFSSVSYSVCPQEVCVISDEDNEAFDSRISTLNKIMDELRSPSVDIILVYGIGGVGKTTLVGEVLRQVMKDKLFDDAVTVRDVKIPNLEAIQKEIAEKLGLEDSSNQTISGRATSICKRKKDKKTLVILDDVWKEIDLKTLGLPHIPTCKILLTSRT; from the exons ATGGGTGaaaactcagtgaccatttgtgattttTTGCCTTCTGCAATTGGTAATATCGTTGTTGGAAAAATAGCCAAGTACACGGTTGAACCCTTCGTACGCCTAGTGGGACGCCAAGTGGGTTATCTAATCCACTACAACAGAAATCTTCAAAATCTAAGAACTCAAGTGAAGAGTTTGAGCGACGCCAGAGACAGGGTAGAGCATTGGGTTGCTGAAGCAGATGGAAGAGGTGAGAAGGTCGAAAATGATGGCCAAGAATGGCTCAAAGAAGTGGCTCAGTTCATGAAAGACACAGAAGATGATGCGGGAAGcatgaacacgata GAAAAATGCCAAGCAACTGGAGAGCCAAACGAAGTCTTGAAGGATGAAATCCAAGCAAATGAAGAGTCAAACGAAGTCTTGAAGGATGAACGTCAAGGAAAGCTGAAGCGTCTCCATCAATTTTGTCCTAATCCGAGACTTCGTTATCAACTAAGCAGAAAGTCAACAAGGTTGGTGGAGGCTGTGGATGAACTctacaaaagaaaagaattctCTAGTGTTTCATACAGTGTTTGCCCACAAGAGGTATGTGTCATATCTGATGAAGATAATGAGGCATTTGATTCAAGAATTTCAACTTTGAATAAAATCATGGATGAATTGAGAAGTCCCAGTGTCGACATCATTCTAGTGTATGGTATTGGGGGTGTGGGTAAAACCACACTAGTGGGCGAAGTTCTCAGGCAAGTTATGAAAGATAAGTTGTTTGATGATGCAGTCACGGTACGAGATGTGAAAATTCCAAACTTGGAAGCAATTCAAAAAGAAATTGCTGAAAAGTTAGGTCTTGAAGATTCGTCAAACCAGACTATCTCCGGAAGAGCCACTAGCatatgtaaaagaaaaaaagacaagAAGACTCTTGTGATTTTGGATGATGTCTGGAAAGAAATTGACTTGAAGACTCTCGGGCTTCCCCACATACCTACTTGTAAAATACTGCTGACCTCTAGAACTTGA